A genomic stretch from Thermodesulfobacteriota bacterium includes:
- a CDS encoding endonuclease III domain-containing protein, with protein MKNKDLSRTLGGFYEALFRSFGPQLWWPARTRFEVVVGAILTQNTNWTNVEKAIRNLRREKLLKPGAMHALGVKALAERIRPAGYFNVKAKRLKAFLSHLFDNYGGGIDAFLKKETGVLRRELLTVNGIGPETADSIVLYAAGKPVFVVDAYTKRVLTRHGLIGEDAAYDEMQKLFMDNLPHEAGTFNEYHALIVRVGKEFCRPREPLCTDCPLGGFL; from the coding sequence GTGAAGAATAAAGATCTGTCCCGCACGCTCGGGGGTTTCTACGAGGCCCTCTTCCGCTCCTTCGGCCCCCAGCTCTGGTGGCCGGCGAGGACGAGGTTCGAGGTCGTGGTCGGCGCCATCCTGACACAGAACACCAACTGGACCAACGTAGAAAAGGCCATAAGGAATCTAAGGAGAGAGAAGCTCCTTAAGCCGGGAGCTATGCACGCTCTCGGCGTAAAGGCCCTCGCCGAACGTATCCGTCCCGCCGGCTACTTCAACGTAAAGGCGAAAAGGTTGAAGGCCTTTTTAAGCCACCTCTTCGACAACTACGGCGGCGGCATCGACGCGTTCCTTAAGAAAGAGACCGGCGTCTTGAGGCGCGAGCTTTTAACGGTAAACGGCATCGGGCCGGAGACCGCCGACTCCATCGTGCTCTACGCCGCCGGGAAGCCGGTCTTCGTCGTGGACGCCTACACCAAACGGGTACTTACCCGTCACGGCCTTATAGGAGAGGACGCCGCTTACGACGAGATGCAAAAACTCTTTATGGATAACCTCCCGCACGAGGCCGGGACCTTCAACGAATACCACGCGCTTATCGTAAGGGTCGGTAAGGAGTTCTGCAGGCCGAGAGAGCCGCTCTGTACCGACTGTCCGCTCGGGGGGTTTCTATAA
- a CDS encoding pseudouridine synthase, producing MERLQKVIARAGITSRRKAEELILQARVRVNKSVIVELGTRVDPARDIIEVDGKPISPRRVEGPRTYLLLNKPKGCISALSDPEGRPVVTDLVKKVKARVFPVGRLDYDAEGVLLLTDDGELMERLIHPRYKIPKKYHVKVRNVPDEKTLARLERGVSLEDGKTHPARARLLRTTRENSWIELTVTEGRTRLVKRMCQRVGHPVTKLKRVEFAGLRPGGLKPGEFRHLTKKEVERLRGY from the coding sequence ATGGAAAGGCTCCAGAAGGTGATAGCCAGGGCGGGGATAACGTCGAGGAGGAAGGCCGAGGAACTCATCCTTCAGGCCAGGGTCCGGGTAAACAAGAGCGTAATAGTTGAACTCGGTACCAGGGTCGATCCGGCCCGGGACATTATCGAGGTGGACGGCAAGCCCATCTCCCCTCGCCGCGTCGAAGGGCCGAGGACATATCTGCTGCTGAATAAGCCCAAGGGCTGCATAAGCGCTCTTTCTGACCCGGAGGGAAGGCCCGTCGTCACCGACCTGGTCAAGAAGGTCAAGGCCCGGGTCTTTCCCGTGGGCAGGCTCGACTACGACGCCGAAGGGGTGCTGCTCTTGACCGACGACGGCGAGCTCATGGAACGGCTTATACACCCCCGGTACAAGATCCCCAAGAAGTACCACGTAAAGGTAAGGAACGTGCCGGACGAGAAGACCCTGGCCAGGCTCGAGCGGGGCGTCTCCCTCGAGGACGGCAAGACCCACCCGGCGAGGGCCAGGCTTTTACGAACGACCCGCGAGAACTCCTGGATAGAGCTCACCGTCACCGAGGGGAGGACGAGGCTCGTTAAGAGGATGTGCCAGAGGGTGGGCCATCCGGTGACAAAGTTAAAGAGGGTCGAGTTCGCGGGGCTCAGGCCCGGCGGGCTCAAGCCCGGAGAGTTCAGGCACCTTACCAAAAAAGAGGTGGAGAGGTTGAGGGGATATTAG
- the scpB gene encoding SMC-Scp complex subunit ScpB → MTDRESLIPLVEALIFAADHPVTIDRLAGVLEGEKKEDIKAALGELMERYSSGDGGLYIEEVAGGYQMRTRAEYAPWMRRLFKIGMQRVSKAAMETLAIVAYKQPITKGELEEIRGVDSGGVLRTLLDRRLIKMVGRKDTPGRPVVYGTTKEFLETFDLKDLSHLPALRDIESLEDSEDAATEEELVTESDAGEESVEKSLGAEGDAEEERVEEGLDAEDNDDDEEEDEFEEDDDEEEPSKEESSEEESPDEKPPEEKCAEEKSSEERFNGKAPEGDSQGGDNVEEEGRGTHPSGQGPGKQERNS, encoded by the coding sequence ATGACCGATAGGGAGAGTTTGATACCGCTTGTGGAGGCCCTTATCTTCGCGGCCGACCATCCGGTAACGATCGACAGGCTCGCCGGAGTACTCGAAGGCGAGAAGAAGGAGGATATAAAGGCCGCGCTCGGCGAGCTCATGGAGCGCTACTCGTCCGGCGACGGGGGGCTCTATATCGAGGAGGTGGCCGGCGGCTACCAGATGAGGACCCGCGCCGAGTACGCCCCCTGGATGAGGAGGCTCTTCAAGATAGGCATGCAGAGGGTCAGCAAGGCCGCCATGGAGACGCTCGCCATAGTGGCCTACAAGCAGCCGATAACAAAGGGGGAACTCGAAGAGATAAGGGGAGTCGACTCGGGAGGGGTGCTGAGGACCCTCCTTGACAGGAGGCTCATAAAGATGGTGGGCAGGAAGGATACCCCCGGAAGGCCGGTCGTATACGGCACGACCAAGGAGTTCCTCGAGACCTTCGACCTGAAGGACCTCTCGCACCTTCCCGCACTTAGAGATATCGAATCTCTGGAGGATAGTGAAGATGCCGCAACGGAAGAAGAGCTCGTCACGGAAAGCGATGCAGGGGAAGAGAGTGTCGAAAAAAGCCTCGGCGCCGAAGGCGACGCGGAGGAAGAGCGCGTCGAAGAAGGTCTCGACGCGGAAGACAACGACGACGACGAAGAAGAGGACGAGTTCGAAGAAGACGACGACGAGGAAGAGCCCTCCAAGGAAGAGTCCTCCGAAGAAGAGTCCCCCGACGAAAAGCCCCCTGAAGAAAAATGCGCCGAAGAAAAGTCCTCCGAAGAAAGATTCAATGGAAAGGCTCCAGAAGGTGATAGCCAGGGCGGGGATAACGTCGAGGAGGAAGGCCGAGGAACTCATCCTTCAGGCCAGGGTCCGGGTAAACAAGAGCGTAATAGTTGA